In the Leptolyngbya sp. FACHB-261 genome, one interval contains:
- a CDS encoding glycosyl transferase, which produces MPRPALYAAITSHGFGHATRTAAVLAEVQRQCPDVLLVLTTSAPRWLLEAYLPGHFILRPRDFEPGVVQADSLTMDQPATLEKLKAFQARQQSFIAAEVDFIQRNRIQLLLMDMPPSAVAIAQAAGVPSWAVSNFGWDFVYQEWGGEFAEIANSIRETYQHCDRLFRLPFHEPMSVFPVIEDIGLTGGWPRHSAEEVRLRFRLPEDRPIALLTFGGLGLGEIPYQNVLRHPDWFFVTFDRRCPTDLPNLMQIQDRTTRPVDVMPLCSRVISKPGYGTLSEACRVGVPVTCLERQGFAEAKVLLEGLQDYSEHQIIPPEEFYQGNWDFLYQKPLAPRSSEPITKNGNETLAAAIVAYLTNLTNQ; this is translated from the coding sequence ATGCCTCGTCCAGCGCTCTATGCAGCGATTACTAGTCATGGTTTCGGACATGCTACCCGTACAGCAGCCGTTTTAGCGGAGGTGCAACGGCAGTGCCCAGATGTTCTGTTGGTGCTAACGACTAGTGCTCCTCGTTGGTTGCTAGAAGCCTATCTCCCAGGTCATTTCATTCTGCGTCCTCGCGATTTTGAACCGGGCGTGGTCCAAGCAGACAGCTTGACAATGGATCAGCCCGCAACGCTTGAGAAGTTGAAGGCATTCCAAGCCCGACAGCAGAGTTTTATTGCTGCAGAAGTGGATTTTATCCAGCGCAATCGCATTCAGTTGTTGTTGATGGATATGCCTCCTTCAGCGGTGGCAATTGCGCAGGCAGCTGGAGTACCCAGCTGGGCCGTGAGCAACTTTGGTTGGGATTTTGTCTACCAAGAGTGGGGGGGAGAGTTTGCCGAGATTGCCAACAGCATTCGCGAAACGTATCAACACTGCGACCGGCTGTTCCGCTTACCCTTTCATGAGCCGATGAGTGTTTTTCCAGTGATTGAAGACATTGGGCTAACGGGGGGCTGGCCCCGGCACTCGGCTGAAGAGGTGCGCTTACGATTTCGGCTGCCTGAGGACCGCCCAATTGCCTTGCTGACTTTTGGGGGGCTGGGTCTGGGGGAGATTCCCTACCAGAATGTACTTCGCCATCCAGATTGGTTTTTTGTGACCTTTGACCGGCGCTGCCCGACTGACCTGCCTAATCTAATGCAGATTCAGGACCGAACTACACGCCCAGTGGATGTGATGCCGCTGTGCAGCCGCGTTATTTCTAAGCCAGGCTATGGCACCCTCTCTGAGGCCTGTCGCGTTGGCGTGCCGGTTACCTGTCTGGAGCGTCAGGGCTTCGCTGAAGCTAAGGTTCTCCTAGAGGGCTTGCAGGACTACAGCGAGCACCAGATTATCCCGCCCGAGGAGTTTTACCAAGGCAATTGGGACTTCTTATACCAAAAGCCACTAGCACCCCGGAGCAGCGAACCCATAACCAAAAACGGCAACGAAACACTCGCTGCCGCTATTGTGGCTTATCTGACCAACCTCACCAATCAGTAG
- a CDS encoding chlorophyll a/b-binding protein, with translation MVEPSQTPNVEDPKFGFNDYAERLNGRAAMIGFILALVIEYVTGQGLLDWMGLV, from the coding sequence ATGGTAGAGCCGAGCCAAACCCCCAATGTTGAAGACCCCAAATTCGGTTTCAACGATTATGCTGAGCGCCTAAACGGACGCGCCGCCATGATCGGTTTCATCTTGGCCTTGGTGATTGAGTATGTGACCGGCCAAGGGCTGCTGGATTGGATGGGCTTGGTCTAG
- the rpaB gene encoding response regulator transcription factor RpaB produces METHKEKILVVDDEASIRRILETRLSMIGYDVVTAADGEEALDMFRSEIPDLVVLDVMMPKLDGYGVCQELRKESDVPIIMLTALGDVADRITGLELGADDYVVKPFSPKELEARIRSVLRRVEKTGTSGIPSSGVIFVGNLRIDTNKRQVYKGDERIRLTGMEFSLLELLVSRSGEPFSRSEILQEVWGYTPERHVDTRVVDVHISRLRAKLEDDPSNPELILTARGTGYLFQRIIEPVENE; encoded by the coding sequence TTGGAGACTCACAAAGAAAAAATACTGGTAGTGGATGACGAAGCCAGCATTCGCCGAATCCTGGAAACTCGCCTATCAATGATCGGCTACGACGTTGTAACCGCAGCCGACGGTGAAGAGGCGCTGGACATGTTTCGCAGCGAAATCCCTGACCTAGTCGTGTTGGATGTGATGATGCCCAAGCTAGATGGCTATGGGGTTTGTCAGGAACTACGCAAAGAGTCTGATGTGCCGATCATCATGCTGACTGCGCTGGGAGATGTCGCTGACCGGATCACAGGTCTAGAATTAGGGGCAGATGACTATGTTGTGAAGCCCTTTTCGCCTAAAGAGCTGGAAGCGCGCATTCGCTCCGTCTTGCGTCGGGTCGAGAAGACGGGCACTTCGGGCATTCCTAGCTCCGGGGTGATTTTTGTTGGCAACCTGCGCATTGATACCAATAAACGCCAAGTCTACAAAGGCGATGAGCGGATTCGGCTAACGGGTATGGAATTTAGCCTGTTAGAGCTGCTAGTGAGCCGTTCGGGTGAACCGTTCTCGCGTTCGGAAATTTTGCAGGAAGTTTGGGGCTACACGCCAGAGCGCCATGTAGACACGCGGGTGGTTGATGTTCATATCTCGCGGCTGCGGGCCAAGCTGGAAGATGATCCCAGCAATCCAGAGCTGATTCTGACCGCGCGGGGCACCGGCTATCTGTTCCAGCGGATCATTGAGCCGGTCGAGAACGAGTAG